The stretch of DNA TCAATATCAATATGTACACCAGGCTGGCGAATCCCGAGATTAAGGGTGCATTGCGCCTACCTTTGTACCGATTGCACGACATGGTGTCGCGACCGGTTATCGGCGACACCTCATGGTTTCCGAGCAGTCAAGGTGATTGGGTTCTCGACGATGACGACGACCCACTGCAGGTGGTAGAGCAAACTATTGAAACAGTCAAACTACGCGACATGAATGCGACCACGTTCTTGATGCCGACCGCGGAGTATTACGCGGCAAAATATCGGAACCTGAGTAAACCCGATGGGTTTCGTGTCGCGATTGTTTTTGGCGTCGACTATGAATTGCAATCGACGTCGAGTGATGAGATCAGCGAGTTATTTCGAGCTGGGGTAGAAGGTTCGGTAGCAGGCAAAAAGTTCGAAGCCGACATGATCAACGTTGATGCTGATTTTCATTCCGCTGGAGACTCATCACTAAACTACGTTGTGTTCGCCTGGTTTAAACCTGAATCCGCGCGGTACTACAACCGAATTAAGCGACACCTCTGGAAATCCTGTGTTGACGTATGCAATCAGCAGGGCTGGAGCATTCCGTTTCCGCAGCTCACCGTGCACCAACCGAATTTGCGATCACACCAGACGCACAACGATTAACCTATTTTTGCTGCTAGTACATTCGCGCTTGTTTGCGAGTGGGGCGAAATTTAAAGAACCGCAGGAAATTTGATGAAAAACTGGCTCTTAGTCACGACCATAACATGCAGTCTATTACTTGGCTGTAGTGGCCCAAGTTCTGAGGTACAGCAGCTGGGTAGTCTTGATGCTTCCAATCAAGCTGCGCCGGAGGTTAGCTTTACTGATGACGTACGCCCCGTATTAGAGTCGCGCTGCATTAGTTGTCATGCCTGTTACGATGCGCCGTGCCAGCTAAAACTAACTGCCTATGATGGCGTTACCCGCGGCGCAACCAAGGACAAAGTTTACCAACACAAAAGTTTGCGTGAAGGTCGCTTAACACGATTGTTCTTTGACGCAGAGAGTACTCTTGAGTGGCGTACTAAGGGGTTTCATTCGGTACTAAGTGAGCCACTAGAAACAGATCAAGAGGCAGCTACACAAGCCTCAATCTTGACCGGCATGATTGATCTTAAAACAGCACATGATCTAAGTGATGGATCCCATCAGCCGGATTCTGATTTGCCTATTGATGATGCCAGTAGCTGGCAATGTGCCAGCAATCGCGCTGAATTTTTAGACTACGCTGAAGACTACCCACAACGTGGTATGCCTTATGGTTTACCGGGCTTGACCGAAGCTGAGCGTGGGCTTATCAAGTCTTGGGTAGCGAACGGTGCAGCAGATGACTCAGATTACACTTTGAGCGAGCGTGAGCAACGCGAAGTTGCCCGCTGGGAAACTTGGTTTAATGGTGAGTCGCTCAAGCAGCGTTTGGTGTCACGCTATATTTATGAGCATCTATTTCTCGCGGACCTATATTTTGGTGAGTCAGGCATTGGTCGCTACTTTGAGTTGGTAAGATCCACCACGGCTCCAGGCGAGTCTGTTGACGTAATCGCGACGCGGCGTCCGTTTGATGATCCAGGTCAAGACCGTGTGTTTTACCGTTTACGGCTGAATAAAGAAACACCGGTCGCCAAAACCCATATGCCCTATCCCTTAGATGAGCGCAAAATGCGACTTTGGAATGAATGGTTTTTGGGCGATGACTATTCGGTGGAGGAGCTGCCTGGTTATGCCATTAAAACCGCATCGAACCCCTTTATTACATTCAAAGATTTGCCGGCCGAGGCTCGCTATCGTTTTATGCTCGAGGAGGCTAACTTCACCGTTCGTGGATTTATTAAAGGGCCGGTTTGCAAAGGACAAGCAGCGGTAAATGTTATTAATGAACACTTTTGGGTTGCTTTTGTTGATCCCGAAATTCAGGCTGGTGACGCTATGCAACACTATTTGGCCGACGTACAAAGCCAATTAGACCTGCCGGCCGAAAAGGAAGACACATTAAGATTGCTTACCTCTTGGGAGGAGTTCGCGGGCAAGGAAAAAGAATTTTTGAAGCAGCGCCGAACTTACATACAAGCGCACATGACCGATGACGGTGTGCTGGATAGTCAAAAAATCTGGGACGGTGATGGTGACAATCCGAATGCTGCGCTGACCATCTTTCGGCACTTTGATCACGCAAGCGTACATCAAGGGTTTAATGGTCAAGCGCCCAAAACCGCATGGGTTATTGACTACCCGTTGTTGGAGCGTATTCATTATTTGTTGGTGGCTGGCTATGATGTATACGGTAATGTGAGTCAT from Arenicella xantha encodes:
- a CDS encoding fatty acid cis/trans isomerase is translated as MKNWLLVTTITCSLLLGCSGPSSEVQQLGSLDASNQAAPEVSFTDDVRPVLESRCISCHACYDAPCQLKLTAYDGVTRGATKDKVYQHKSLREGRLTRLFFDAESTLEWRTKGFHSVLSEPLETDQEAATQASILTGMIDLKTAHDLSDGSHQPDSDLPIDDASSWQCASNRAEFLDYAEDYPQRGMPYGLPGLTEAERGLIKSWVANGAADDSDYTLSEREQREVARWETWFNGESLKQRLVSRYIYEHLFLADLYFGESGIGRYFELVRSTTAPGESVDVIATRRPFDDPGQDRVFYRLRLNKETPVAKTHMPYPLDERKMRLWNEWFLGDDYSVEELPGYAIKTASNPFITFKDLPAEARYRFMLEEANFTVRGFIKGPVCKGQAAVNVINEHFWVAFVDPEIQAGDAMQHYLADVQSQLDLPAEKEDTLRLLTSWEEFAGKEKEFLKQRRTYIQAHMTDDGVLDSQKIWDGDGDNPNAALTIFRHFDHASVHQGFNGQAPKTAWVIDYPLLERIHYLLVAGYDVYGNVSHQMLSRIYMDFLRMEGESLFLLMLPEEARQDTLSYWYRGADDRISEFMTLTFPSLNAEPKTFLGKSRDDAERPNEKPKLAAYQSIKSRLGKALSHQYDIDKTDVEQDKRLLDNVKKLHSISSRSFQFLPEVSFVEVTASDRVQYFTLIKNRGLKNNTSILLEKLNAVPEETSVSVVPGFIGSRPNSFLRLPIDEIDTFTESMLTIQDDEAYQVFVNQYVVRRGDPQFWQHYDTFQQGFKKASPIDYGLLDLNKLENR